The following is a genomic window from Sinorhizobium fredii NGR234.
TTCGGCCGCCGGCTTTCTCGCCCGCCTGCCGATCGCCATGGCCCCGATCGGCATCGTTGCGATGCTCTCTCAGACGCACGGGGAATACTGGTTGGCGGGTGCGGTGTCGGCGACCTTCGCGCTGACCAATGCGCTGATTTCTCCGCACATATCGCGATTGGTGGACCGTTACGGCCAGACGGCGGTGGTGATCCCCACCACGACGATTTCGGTCTCTGCCTTCCTCGCCCTCATTGCGGCGACCCATCAGAACTGGCCCGTTTGGACGCTCTTCGTTTCGGCCTTACTGGCCGCAGCCATGCCCAGCATGCCGGCGCTGGTGCGCGCCCGCTGGACCGAGATCTTCCGCAACCGGCCGGAACTGAACACCGCGTTTGCCTTTGAATCGGCCGCGGACGAACTGGTCTATATCGCCGGCGCTTCGTTCTCGGTGGGCCTGGGGGTCGCTCTCTTCCCGGAGGCCGGCATGCTTGCCAGCACGATTTTCCTGGCGCTTGGAACGCTGGCATTCATCCTGCAGCGCGCGAGCGAACCGAGGCTGCGCCATGAGGACGTCGACGCCCAGCAGGGTTCGGCGATCCGCCTGCGCGCCGTGCAGATCATCACGCTTGCCCTCGTCTTCGTCGGTTCCACGTTCGCGACGGCTGAAGTGAGTGCCGTGGCGATCACCAGGGAACTCGGACAGCCGAATGCGGCAACCCTCGTCATCGGCGTCTACGCGATCGGCTCCTTCATACTTGGCCTGGTGCTGGGCGCCATCAACCCGGCCGTGCCCTTGCACCGGCAGCTCCTGATCGCCGTCAGCGTCCTTGCCATCACCGCCTGGCCGCTACTGGTGGCCGATACGGTGCCGCTGCTGGCGCTTGCCGTCTTTGTCAGCGGTATCGCCATCTCGCCGACCTTCATCACAGCCTTCGGCCTGATCGAGCGGCGCGTGCCCGCCGCGATGCTGACCGAAGGGGTGACGTGGGTGACGACCGGGATTGGCATCGGCATGGCACTCGGTGCCTTCGTCGCCGGCTGGGTCGTCGATATCTTCGGTGCTGAGAACGGCTTCTGGGTTTCGGTGATCGCAAGTGCTGCCGCCGTGGCGACTATCGGTCTAGGTCAGCGCAGCCTTGCCGGAACCACAATGGAATGCCCGGCGGGTTCGCTTGCCCAACCCGCCGAATAGCCACGGCGCAGGTGTATGATAGCCGGATGGAATTGGCGCTGGATGCCGAATTCCGTGGGAACATGTCGCGCTCCCTCAGTGCGGCATGTTCTTGCGCGTTCATTCCCGTTATCAACGTCGACGCACTACGATCGGCATATCGCGACAGGAGAGCATCATGAAGGCGCGCATCAAATGGGTCGAAGGGCGAACCTTCGTCGGCCAGTCCGGCAGCGGCCATAATGTCGTGCTCGGCACGGCTTACGGGCCGGAGGGAAGCACCCCGGGGCCGAGTCCCATGGAGTTGGTGCTGATCGGCACCGGCGGCTGCTCGGCCTTCGATGTGGTCCACATCCTCGAAAAGGGCCGCCAGCCGGTCGAGGATTGCATCGTCGAGCTCAGCGCCGAGCGGGCCGACCTGGAACCGAAAGTGTTCACCCGCATCCACATGCACTTCGTGGTCAAGGGGCGCGGGCTTGCGGCCAGCAAGGTCGAACGCGCCGTCGCGTTGTCGATCGAGAAATATTGCTCCGCATCGGCAATGCTCGCCAAGACCGCGACGATCACCCACGACTTCGAGGTCGTCGATACCGCTTCGCCGGTCTGATTTTGAGCGGCGTGCCGGTTGGTCCTGGTGCAGCCGCTCGGGCCTGGACAGCTCAGTGCATCGAACAAAAGCGCAAGCAAGTTCTTCAAGAAGAATTGCGACTATGGCGGCACATTTACCAGCGAGATGAAGATTAACGGAATTTCATGAACGAAATTTAATCCGGCGAATTTGGAAAATTTCACATTTTTACTTTCGTCGTGGCGCTATCTGGTGCTGACGACGCGGTGAATTGCCGAAATGCTATCGTTTATTCTAGCCGGAATGTAGTTCACCGTGGTCGCGTGCACCAACCTCCAATTTCGAGAAGGAGACACGCCATGGCCAATTTACCAGAACAGAAGAGCTCGCGGGCGCGCCGCTTGACCGCCGCCCTGGCGGCTCTGTCCTCCGTTTCCGCACTCAGCCTTGCCGCTCTCGTCGCGGAACCCGTCGCCATGCACACAACGACGGGTACCGGTTCGACGGTGCGGGCGGCCACAAACGCTGTGCAGCCGCCATCGGCGGCGGAGCCCGGCGACTTTGCCGACATCGTCGCCCGGGTGAAGCCGGCGGTCATCTCGGTGCGCGTGGAACTCGACGGAGCACAGCAGCAGGCCTCGTCCGACGAAGATGACGGCACTCCCGATCCCGACGCCGGGCAGGGCGTCATGATGGGCGAAGGCTCGGGCTTCTTCATCTCGGCGGACGGCTATGCCGTGACAAACAATCACGTCGTCGACCATGCAAAGACCCTCGAGGTGATGACAAGCGACGGCCGGAGCTACGACGCGACAGTCGTCGGCACCGATCCGAAGACCGATCTCGCCTTGATCAAGGTCGATGGCCGGGATCTGCCGCATGTCCGTTTCGCCGACCGGCGGCCGCGCGTCGGCAATTGGGTGATCGCCATCGGCAACCCCTATGGGCTGGGCGGTACCGTCACCGCCGGCATCGTTTCGGCCGAAGGCCGCGACATCGGCGCCGGACCCTATGACGACTTCATTCAGATCGATGCGCCGATCAATCGCGGTAATTCCGGCGGCCCGGCCTTCGACGTCAACGGCGACGTGATCGGCGTCAACACGGCGATTTTCTCGCCCTCCGGCGGCTCGGTCGGCATCGGCTTCGACATTCCGGCCGACACGGCGAAAGCCGTCATCGCCGAGTTGAAGGACAAGGGCCATGTGACGCGCGGCTGGCTCGGCATCAAGGAGCAGCAGGTCACCGCCGACATCGCCGAGGGCCTCGGCCTGAAGGAAGCCAAGGGCGCCCTCGTCGACGAGGCGGATCCGGCCGGCCCGGCCGGCAGGGCCGGCATCCGGTCCGGCGATCTCATCATCGCGCTCGACGGCGCAACGATCAACGACCCGCGTGAACTGGCCCAGAGGGTCGGCGCGATGGCACCGGGCACGTCCGTCACGGTGAGCATCCTGCGCAATGGCGCACCAAAGGACCTCAGCTTCAGTCTCGCAACGATGCCGGAGGAAAGCCCGGCTCCGGTCGAGACGGCCAGCGACGCCAGTGCAGCGCCGACCAGCGAGCAAGGCTTCGGGCTTCTGCTTGCGCCGGCAACCAAGGTGGCAGGCTCCGGTGGCAAAGGCATGGTAGTTGTGGCCATCAATCCGAAGGGAGCAGCGGCGCAACATGGCCTGGAGGCGGGCGACGTCATTCTCGACGTCGGCGGCAAAGCGGTTTCGAGCGCCAGGGACTTCCGCCGTGATCTTGCGTCGCTTCGCAAGGAAGGCAGGGCGGCCGCGCTGCTCCGGATCCAGTCGGGCGACACGACGCGCTTCGTCGCCTTGCCGCTCGGCCACGCCTAGCGAGGGGACGGGCGGCCGGAGAGCGGAAAGACGGTCTTAGGCCATTCCGGCCGGGTCGCCGATCGGCAGAAGCGCGGGATCCGTCGGGCTCTTGCTGTCCTCCGGCTTTTTGACCGGCGGCTCCGCGGGCTTCTCCTGGCCGCGGTCCGGCTGGCCGAGCGTGTGCCGTGGTTCTCTCCGGTTTTCAGTGGGGGCGGGATTGGGATATAGCTTCGGCATGGCGTTTTCCTTTGCGAGGACAACCGCCATGGGAGGCTATGATTCCTCTACGTTGCTTCCTCAAGGTCCGCCTGCGCCACTTCGGCGAGCCGGTATGTTCGCGTCCTCCACTTCCGGCATCCCTCTTGCCGACAGGCAGAGAAAAGGCCCGCGCGCCAAAAGTGGTCGTTGCGGACGGATCGGATCTCCAAACGCAGAGGAAATGGACAATTGTGAGTCCTAAGACTGTAACATGATATATGATTATATATAAGATGTCGCGTCGATACGGTTTTATATATCAGTATTGCATCGCTCTCTAACTCCCTATATATTATCCTGTATGTTTCGCATCGTGCGATGCAGGATAATGATATGGCATATAAAACGGAGCATATAACGCAGCAGCTGCGGGCTGCGCGCGAAGCGCGGAAAATGAGCCAGCGCGAGTTGAGCGCACGATCGGGCCTGACGCAAAGCCATATTTCTCAGATAGAACGGGGCACCATGGAGCCCGGACTTGGCAGCCTAGTGGATGTGGCGCGCGCGCTCGACCTCGAGATCGTCCTTGCCCCGAAAAAACTGATGCCGGCGATCCGCAACATCCTCTATAGCGCGCCGGCATCGACTGATGCCCTAACATCCGCCCAGCGCAAACTGGTGGGCCGCCTTGAGCGGTGGTTTGCGCAGCACAGGGGCGCGTTCGGTAGTGCTTCCGAGGCAGATACATTCAAAGATAGCCTCGCGCTCTTAAGGCATCTTCCTCTGTCAGCCGAGGACATGGACACATTCAAAGAGGCGACTGCACGCCTCGACCGGTCGCAGGCCGATCCACCGTCCCGTCAGGAACTGAGCAGGATCGCACATGCCGTAAGACACCTACGCAACGCCGCGGTGCACCGCGACCGTGACGACGGGGTCCCTCGCTCGGCCTATGCGCTGGATGAGGAAGACGATAATGCCTAAGGTCACGGTACTCGATGTCAGGCTGTATGGGGAACCGGTTGCGACCCTTACGAATCTGCAGGACCGGCGCACCATCTTCGCTTTCAACGATTCTTATGTCGAAGACCAAAAGCGGCCGACGCTTAGCCTGTCCCTGAAAGACGCGTTCGGGGCGCTCATCACGAAGTTCAGGCCGTACAACATGGTGGTCCCGCCCTTCTTCTCGAACCTACTGCCGGAAGGACCGCTACGCAAATACCTCGCTCATCGTGCGGGTGTGAAGCCGTCGCGGGAATACTGCCTGCTCTGGATGCTCGGCCGCGACCTGCCTGGGGCTGTGACGGTGCATCCCTCCGAAGGGGATGACGCGCCTCAGGATGACGAGCAGGCGATCGTCGAGGCGCGGCCGAACGCGCTACGCTTTTCGCTGGCGGGTGTGCAGCTGAAATTCTCGGCCTTTAAGAACGACAATAAGGGCGGCGGCTTGACCATTCCGGCCGAGGGCACGGGTGGCTCGTGGATCGTGAAGCTGCCGTCCCAGCAATATAGCGGCGTGCCCGAGAACGAGTTTGCGATGATGACCATCGCCCGCATGATGGGCATGGACGTGCCCGAGATCCAGCTGGTTGATCTCGATGCCGTGAGCGGCCTGCCGCAGGGGGTGGGCGAACTGCACGGGCAGGCGCTGGCGATCAAGCGTTTTGACCGCACGTCGGAGGGGCCGGTGCATATCGAGGATTTTGCGCAGGTCTTCGGCGTCTTTCCCGACCATAAATACGATAAGGGCAATTACCGGATGATCGGCCGCGTACTGGGGATCGAAACCAGCACGGCCGATGTGGCGGAATTCATCCGGCGGCTAGTCTTCAGCACGCTGATCGGCAATGGTGACATGCACCTGAAGAACTGGTCGCTCATTTATCCTGATCGCCGCACCCCTGCGCTCTCGCCAGCGTATGACCTGTTGTCGACTATCCCTTACATCGAGGGGGAAGATACCGCGGCGCTCAATTTCTCCCGCACCAGAAAGATGGCGGCACTGTCGAAGGACGAGCTGGCGCATCTGGCTGCGAAAGCGGAGCTTTCCGAAAAGCTGGCGATCGACACCGCACGCGAGACCGTTGAACGTTTTAGGGCCGTATGGGAGGCGGAAAAGAAGAACCTGCCGATGGCAGCCAAGGTCGCCGACACGATCGATACGCACGCACCGACGGTCGAGCTGTATCGCGAGTTCGCGAAGTAGTGCCTTGCCGCTTGGATGGCTCGGCTGCCCTCCTCAGCCGCTCGTCTGGCGTCGGCTGACAGCCAACACCGCAGCGTGGCGGCGATGGGCAATGGCGTTGAGGGACATGTTCAGGCTGCAGAAGTCGACGGTAGACACGGCAGACCGGCGGCCGAAAAGGCCGCGGGAAGATCAAAGCTGTATGCGCATCATCCTGAACATGACGCAGGCTCTTACCTGGACTTTCCGCAGAAGTCGATCGGAGGACGGGCATATGGTTAACTGGCGAGTGTGTGAGGCAACTATCATGGCGGCCCAGTTCAATCGCCCTATTACGCAGCTTGAATATGTTGCTCAGTTGGGCTACATACT
Proteins encoded in this region:
- a CDS encoding MFS transporter, coding for MSNPYAEIFRAPGAKSFSAAGFLARLPIAMAPIGIVAMLSQTHGEYWLAGAVSATFALTNALISPHISRLVDRYGQTAVVIPTTTISVSAFLALIAATHQNWPVWTLFVSALLAAAMPSMPALVRARWTEIFRNRPELNTAFAFESAADELVYIAGASFSVGLGVALFPEAGMLASTIFLALGTLAFILQRASEPRLRHEDVDAQQGSAIRLRAVQIITLALVFVGSTFATAEVSAVAITRELGQPNAATLVIGVYAIGSFILGLVLGAINPAVPLHRQLLIAVSVLAITAWPLLVADTVPLLALAVFVSGIAISPTFITAFGLIERRVPAAMLTEGVTWVTTGIGIGMALGAFVAGWVVDIFGAENGFWVSVIASAAAVATIGLGQRSLAGTTMECPAGSLAQPAE
- a CDS encoding OsmC family protein; protein product: MKARIKWVEGRTFVGQSGSGHNVVLGTAYGPEGSTPGPSPMELVLIGTGGCSAFDVVHILEKGRQPVEDCIVELSAERADLEPKVFTRIHMHFVVKGRGLAASKVERAVALSIEKYCSASAMLAKTATITHDFEVVDTASPV
- a CDS encoding Do family serine endopeptidase, with product MANLPEQKSSRARRLTAALAALSSVSALSLAALVAEPVAMHTTTGTGSTVRAATNAVQPPSAAEPGDFADIVARVKPAVISVRVELDGAQQQASSDEDDGTPDPDAGQGVMMGEGSGFFISADGYAVTNNHVVDHAKTLEVMTSDGRSYDATVVGTDPKTDLALIKVDGRDLPHVRFADRRPRVGNWVIAIGNPYGLGGTVTAGIVSAEGRDIGAGPYDDFIQIDAPINRGNSGGPAFDVNGDVIGVNTAIFSPSGGSVGIGFDIPADTAKAVIAELKDKGHVTRGWLGIKEQQVTADIAEGLGLKEAKGALVDEADPAGPAGRAGIRSGDLIIALDGATINDPRELAQRVGAMAPGTSVTVSILRNGAPKDLSFSLATMPEESPAPVETASDASAAPTSEQGFGLLLAPATKVAGSGGKGMVVVAINPKGAAAQHGLEAGDVILDVGGKAVSSARDFRRDLASLRKEGRAAALLRIQSGDTTRFVALPLGHA
- a CDS encoding helix-turn-helix domain-containing protein, coding for MAYKTEHITQQLRAAREARKMSQRELSARSGLTQSHISQIERGTMEPGLGSLVDVARALDLEIVLAPKKLMPAIRNILYSAPASTDALTSAQRKLVGRLERWFAQHRGAFGSASEADTFKDSLALLRHLPLSAEDMDTFKEATARLDRSQADPPSRQELSRIAHAVRHLRNAAVHRDRDDGVPRSAYALDEEDDNA
- a CDS encoding type II toxin-antitoxin system HipA family toxin, with the translated sequence MPKVTVLDVRLYGEPVATLTNLQDRRTIFAFNDSYVEDQKRPTLSLSLKDAFGALITKFRPYNMVVPPFFSNLLPEGPLRKYLAHRAGVKPSREYCLLWMLGRDLPGAVTVHPSEGDDAPQDDEQAIVEARPNALRFSLAGVQLKFSAFKNDNKGGGLTIPAEGTGGSWIVKLPSQQYSGVPENEFAMMTIARMMGMDVPEIQLVDLDAVSGLPQGVGELHGQALAIKRFDRTSEGPVHIEDFAQVFGVFPDHKYDKGNYRMIGRVLGIETSTADVAEFIRRLVFSTLIGNGDMHLKNWSLIYPDRRTPALSPAYDLLSTIPYIEGEDTAALNFSRTRKMAALSKDELAHLAAKAELSEKLAIDTARETVERFRAVWEAEKKNLPMAAKVADTIDTHAPTVELYREFAK